From a single Stomoxys calcitrans chromosome 4, idStoCalc2.1, whole genome shotgun sequence genomic region:
- the LOC131996700 gene encoding uncharacterized protein LOC131996700 → MVIHNESLLLQTDMEFMIFLPSKNNNTNNKLSSTHTHTHICVASAAHSYVLNTTTRLSNVRAKLRKCLQSLWQHRPGLCYVSFLACYAKGFECCGICKIKRKCSEEAVAFGISPLHARIKFMECILHISYRLSFKKWRTDSYTKIEMAANKAEIGKRLKLTLGINVDAVKQGMGTTNDGNTARRFFENPAKTADVIGIKEELIHRFKIILAAINCNAAVDTSKFHIYCMDTAKLFVDLYGWYYMPVTVHKILVHGSKIIAEAILPIGMLSEEAQEARNKDYRAYRLHHSRRIGRVATNEDVMHNLLLSSDPFINRFRSKLQIKKLEYDNDVKKLLKDYA, encoded by the exons caacaacaccaacaacaagcTCTCATCCActcatacgcacacacacatatgtgtGGCCTCAGCCGCCCACTCGTATGTGTTAAACACGACAACGAG GCTATCCAATGTGCGTGCAAAGCTGCGTAAATGTTTGCAGAGCTTATGGCAGCATAGGCCAGGGCTATGCTATGTCTCCTTTCTCGCCTGCTACGCCAAAGGATTTGAATGTTGCGGCATTTGC AAGATCAAGCGGAAATGTTCGGAAGAAGCAGTTGCGTTTGGTATTTCTCCCTTGCATGCGAGAATCAAATTTATGGAGTGCATTCTGCACATTTCTTACCGTCTAAGTTTCAAAAAATGGAGAACAGATAGTTACACAAAAATTGAAATGGCGGCAAATAAAGCTGAAATTGGGAAGAGATTAAAGTTGACACTGGGCATAAATGTGGACGCGGTGAAGCAAGGTATGGGCACAACAAACGATGGCAATACGGCAAGAAGGTTTTTCGAAAATCCAGCCAAAACTGCAGACGTAATTGGAATAAAAGAAGAGTTAATACAtagatttaaaattattttggccGCAATAAATTGTAATGCAGCAGTCGACACTagcaaatttcatatatattgcATGGATACTGCCAAGTTGTTTGTTGATCTCTATGGCTGGTACTACATGCCTGTAACTGTGCATAAGATTCTGGTGCATGGTAGCAAAATTATAGCAGAAGCTATTCTGCCAATAG GTATGCTGtccgaagaagctcaggaagcgAGGAATAAAGATTATAGAGCCTATAGATTACATCATTCGCGAAGAATTGGACGTGTAGCCACTAATGAAGATGTAATGCATAACCTTTTATTGTCTTCAGACCCATTTATAAATAGATTTCGCTCAAAGctgcaaatcaaaaaattggagtacgataatgatgttaaaaaattattaaaagactatgcttaa